CCGGAATCGCGCTTGGGCGGCGGATTGAACGTTTCCATGATGGTAACTTCCCTCGGGCCTGCGTAATAAATGCCCCGCCTCAACAGGAAATTAAGAGGGTTGATTCCTTGACATCGTTTTCGGGCTGCGCTATAATTTTATCACGATAAAGGGGGTGAACCGGTGGCTGTTGTTGAAAGCAGTAAGTCACTGGGCCAGATTCTGTTGGCCCAAGGCGCCATCACGCAGGAGCAACTCCAGGACGCCCTGAAGCGCCAGCAGACCAGGGCCAGCGGCAAGCGGCTTGGAGATGTCCTCGTCAGTTTCGGTTACGTAACTCCTCAACATCTGGCCGAAGCCCTCGCCACTCAGTTGAATCTCCCTCTGGTCAACCTTTCGAACCTCGAAATCTCGCAGGACCTGATCGACTTCGTCCAATCTTCCATCGCAAAAATCTACCAGGTCATCCCGGTCAGGAAGGAAGGCAGAACGCTTTATGTCGCGATGGCCGACCCGACCAATCTGGGTGTGGTTGACAACCTGCGCCTGCTGCTCGAGTGCGATATCAGCCCCGTTATCGCCACACAGGAAACCATCAAAGAAGCGATTCGCAAATATTATGGTCTCGAAGAGGTGACCGTCGACACGATGCTTTCACAGGTCAGCGGCGACAGCCTCAGCACGGTCAGCAGTCTCAGCGTCAGCAGCCTCAGCGTAGAAAGCATCGAATTCGACGGCTCTCTCGTGGAGGGCGGCGACGACGAAGAGAGCGACGAGGGGCCCGTAATCAAACTGGTCACGCTGCTTATTCTCGAAGCGTTCCGGCACCGCGCGAGCGACATCCACATCGAGCCGTTCGAGCGGGAACTCAAAGTGAGGTACCGAATTGACGGCGTGCTTCACGAGGTGAACCCGCCGCCCAAGGCGCTGCAGAACGCCATCCTTTCGCGTTTGAAAATCATGGCCGGCATGGACATCTCCGAAAAAAGGATACCGCAGGACGGCCGCATCAAGCTGCAGCTCATGGGAAAGGACATCGACCTTCGCGCCTCGGCGCTGCCCGCCATTTACGGCGAGAGTTTCGTGCTCCGAATTCTCGACAAGAGCAGCCTCGCATTGGACTTGCGCGATCTCGGATATGCGTCTGACACGCTCAGAAGCTGGCAGGGTCTGCTGCACATCCCGACAGGAATCGTGCTGGTAACCGGCCCGACCGGTTCGGGTAAGACAACGACGCTCTACGCTTCGCTCAATACGATTAACACGCCCGAGCGCAAGATCATCACCATTGAGAACCCGGTCGAGTACGTGCTTTCCGGAATCAATCAGGTGCAGATCGAAGAGGAAATCGGGCTTACCTTTGCCGCAGGTCTGCGTTCCATCCTGCGCCAATCGCCGGACATTGTGATGGTCGGTGAGATTCGCGACGGCGAGACTGCGGAAATCGCTATCAGGGCGTCGCTCACCGGTCACCTGGTTTTCAGCACGCTGCATACCAACGATTCCGCGGGCGCGCTGAACCGCTTGATCGATATGGGCATCAAACCCTTCCTGGTTTCATCGGCCGTTCAGGCGATTTCGGCCCAGCGACTTGTCCGCAAGATCTGCAAGAGTTGCAAGACCGAAGAGCACCCGAGCGAAGAGAAGCTGCGTCACGTGGGCCTCGACCCCCAGGAAGTGAGCGATATCACCTTCTATAAGGGCGCCGGCTGTGAAAGCTGCAATCGGACCGGCTACCACGGCCGGACCACGGTCCTTGAGCTCCTCATTATGAATGAAAAGATCCGCGATATGGTCCTCGCGCACGCTCCCACCGTCGATTTGAAGAACCAGGCGCGCCGGATGGGAATGAGGACGCTTCGTGACGACGCCTGGCTGAAAGTATTCGCCGGAGTCACTACGATTGACGAAGCTGTGATGATCACGCAGCAGGACGACCTGCTGCCCGGCTTGAAACTGGTGAAGAGCGTATCGTAAACCCAGCGAAAACAGGAGAATGATCAGCATTGACATTGGGTACTCGAAACCTCGGTGAGATCCTGCTGGAAAACGGCGTTATCACCGCCGCCCAGCTTGAAGAAGCCCTCGAAAAACAGCGAGCTAACCGGGAGTTCCTTGGGCGCACCCTCGTCAGCCTGGGCTATGCGAAAGAACAGGATATCGTTAACGCCCTCGGGATTCAACAAGGCATGGAGCAGGTAGCCCTCGGTCAGGTTGCTATCGACCCGGAAGTGCTCCACCTGGTGACGCCCGATATCGCGCAGTTCTACAACATCATTCCCATACGAAAAACCGATAACGTGCTGACGATCGCAATGGCCGACCCGCTCGCCATCAACACGATCGACGATCTGAAAGTCATCATCGGCTGCGAGATCGAGGGAGCGGTAAGCAGCCAGAGCGAAATCGCTGCCGCCATTGAAAGACATTACGGCTATCAGAAGGAGTCGGCGGCGGCGCTCATCGATGAACTGTTCGCGGACGTCGAGAAAGTAATGGAGGACCCCAACAAGGTCACGCGCGAGAAAATCGCGGACGCCAATAACCTCATTGCGCTTGCGCACGAGGCGCCTGTCATCAAGCTGATCAACCTGGTTATCCTTCAGGCGATTCAAAGTCGCGCATCGGACCTGCACTTCGAGCCGTTTGAAGAAGATTACCAGGTGCGCCAACGCGTTGACGGTGTGTTATATAACATTGCGACGCCCCCGAAACATCTGGCGCTGGCTGTAAGCTCGCGCCTGAAAGTCATGGCAAACCTCGACATCGCAGAGCGGCGGCTTCCCCAGGACGGTCGTATCCAATTATCGCTTGGCGGAAAAGATATCGACCTCCGCATTTCGTTCCTGCCGACGATGTTCGGAGAGAGCATCGTTATCCGTATCCTGGACAAGAGCGCC
The DNA window shown above is from Candidatus Abyssobacteria bacterium SURF_5 and carries:
- a CDS encoding type II/IV secretion system protein, with the protein product MGQILLAQGAITQEQLQDALKRQQTRASGKRLGDVLVSFGYVTPQHLAEALATQLNLPLVNLSNLEISQDLIDFVQSSIAKIYQVIPVRKEGRTLYVAMADPTNLGVVDNLRLLLECDISPVIATQETIKEAIRKYYGLEEVTVDTMLSQVSGDSLSTVSSLSVSSLSVESIEFDGSLVEGGDDEESDEGPVIKLVTLLILEAFRHRASDIHIEPFERELKVRYRIDGVLHEVNPPPKALQNAILSRLKIMAGMDISEKRIPQDGRIKLQLMGKDIDLRASALPAIYGESFVLRILDKSSLALDLRDLGYASDTLRSWQGLLHIPTGIVLVTGPTGSGKTTTLYASLNTINTPERKIITIENPVEYVLSGINQVQIEEEIGLTFAAGLRSILRQSPDIVMVGEIRDGETAEIAIRASLTGHLVFSTLHTNDSAGALNRLIDMGIKPFLVSSAVQAISAQRLVRKICKSCKTEEHPSEEKLRHVGLDPQEVSDITFYKGAGCESCNRTGYHGRTTVLELLIMNEKIRDMVLAHAPTVDLKNQARRMGMRTLRDDAWLKVFAGVTTIDEAVMITQQDDLLPGLKLVKSVS
- the gspE gene encoding type II secretion system protein GspE; its protein translation is MTLGTRNLGEILLENGVITAAQLEEALEKQRANREFLGRTLVSLGYAKEQDIVNALGIQQGMEQVALGQVAIDPEVLHLVTPDIAQFYNIIPIRKTDNVLTIAMADPLAINTIDDLKVIIGCEIEGAVSSQSEIAAAIERHYGYQKESAAALIDELFADVEKVMEDPNKVTREKIADANNLIALAHEAPVIKLINLVILQAIQSRASDLHFEPFEEDYQVRQRVDGVLYNIATPPKHLALAVSSRLKVMANLDIAERRLPQDGRIQLSLGGKDIDLRISFLPTMFGESIVIRILDKSAVMISLDGLGLEKDQHDIIQDLIQRPNGIILVTGPTGSGKTTTLYACLNELNDPQWKIITTEDPVEYQVNGIVQVNINEKVGLTFAKCLRSILRQDPDICMVGEIRDVETAALAIEASLTGHLVFSTLHTNDAPSTVTRMIDMDVEPFLLTSTIEAVVAQRLVRKLCMFCREAYDPPDEELRTVGLTRDQIKDTKIYRSRGCKECSHVGYKGRTGIYELMTLNDEVRDLILKRSATGEIRDAAVRNGMHTLREAGIRKILAGITTIEEVLGETMGYG